In Streptomyces violaceusniger Tu 4113, one DNA window encodes the following:
- a CDS encoding EstA family serine hydrolase, protein MNVEGFAEDGYDAVRQVFQRLVDSGLETGAGVSVWREGREVVRLNAGWVDAGRSRPWRGDTLVQPYSLSKSFVTLAALVAVRDGALALDEPIARYWSEYGVRGKERTTLRHVLTHRAGQPRFGPEAAGLELLDDSGLRVSLAQAAPEYVPGASLGEHALTYGHLVDGILRAGAGATLGEIFNDTVRPALNLDAWFGVPDHALNRVADLEYADPNWPQLLHAAPWLQIPAGALDTERVNSRAWRQSVFGAVNLHTTATAMAAFFSHLTNEDGPVRELLGPRLHTELLASQVTDYDEVFGTEITWTLGFVRDKGKIAKGGIGGSVAWWSLRHHHACAYLTRRLDDHSRAAEIAAALGDDLTVVGEDSAFEPRP, encoded by the coding sequence ATGAACGTTGAGGGTTTCGCTGAGGACGGGTATGACGCGGTGCGTCAGGTCTTCCAGCGGCTAGTGGACAGCGGCCTGGAAACAGGGGCAGGCGTATCGGTCTGGCGGGAGGGCCGCGAGGTCGTACGGCTGAACGCGGGGTGGGTTGATGCCGGACGGAGCCGTCCCTGGCGTGGCGACACGCTGGTCCAGCCATACTCGCTGTCCAAGTCGTTCGTCACGCTCGCCGCCCTGGTGGCGGTTCGCGACGGTGCGCTGGCACTGGACGAGCCGATCGCCAGGTACTGGAGCGAGTACGGGGTCCGGGGCAAGGAGCGGACCACCCTCCGTCATGTGCTCACACACCGGGCGGGTCAGCCGCGCTTCGGACCCGAAGCCGCAGGTCTTGAACTGCTGGATGACAGCGGGCTGCGGGTAAGCCTGGCACAGGCGGCGCCGGAGTACGTTCCCGGGGCATCACTCGGGGAACACGCGCTGACCTACGGCCACCTGGTCGACGGCATCCTGCGCGCGGGCGCCGGGGCAACGCTGGGAGAGATATTCAACGATACGGTGCGGCCCGCACTGAACCTCGACGCCTGGTTCGGCGTGCCGGATCACGCACTGAACCGCGTCGCCGACCTGGAGTACGCGGACCCGAACTGGCCGCAGCTACTCCACGCGGCACCGTGGCTTCAGATCCCCGCCGGAGCCCTGGACACGGAGCGGGTCAACTCCCGGGCCTGGCGGCAATCGGTCTTCGGAGCAGTCAACCTGCACACGACCGCGACGGCAATGGCTGCGTTCTTCTCCCATCTCACCAACGAGGACGGACCGGTACGAGAACTGCTCGGGCCTAGGCTGCACACCGAGCTCCTCGCCTCCCAAGTCACTGACTACGACGAGGTCTTCGGCACTGAGATCACCTGGACACTGGGCTTCGTACGCGACAAGGGCAAGATCGCCAAAGGTGGGATCGGCGGCTCCGTGGCCTGGTGGTCACTCCGGCATCACCACGCCTGCGCCTACCTGACGCGCCGATTGGACGATCACTCCCGGGCCGCCGAAATCGCCGCAGCCCTGGGCGACGACCTGACCGTGGTGGGCGAAGATTCGGCATTCGAGCCGCGCCCGTAG
- a CDS encoding helix-turn-helix domain-containing protein: MTDDYLSRIGKLIRDARQHRGWTQSQLAEALGTSQSAVNRIERGNQNISLEMIARIGEALDSEIVSLGYAGPMHLRVVGGRRLSGAIDVKTSKNACVALLCATLLNAGRTTLRRVARIEEVYRILEVLGSIGVRTRWVNDGADLEIVPPAELDLEAMDTEAARRTRSVIMFLGPLLHRMNHFRIPYAGGCDLGTRTVQPHMTALRHFGLEVTATDGMYHSAVDRSVAPTRAIVLTERGDTVTENALLAAARHDGVTVIRNASSNYMVQDLCFFLEELGVKVEGVGTTTLTVHGVAHIDRDVDYSPSEDPVEAMSLLAAAVITESELTIRRVPVEFLEIELAVLEEMGLDHERGREYAADNGRTRLVDLIVRPSKLQAPIDKIHPMPFPGVNIDNVPFFAAIAAVAQGSTLIHDWVYDNRAIYLTELNRLGAHVKLLDPHRVLVEGPTRWRSAEMMCPPALRPAVVVLLAMMAAPGTSVLRNVYVINRGYEDLAERLNSIGAQIETFRDI, translated from the coding sequence ATGACTGACGACTACCTCTCACGTATCGGCAAGCTCATCCGTGACGCCCGCCAACACCGAGGCTGGACCCAGTCCCAGCTCGCGGAGGCGCTCGGCACCAGCCAGAGTGCGGTCAACCGCATTGAGCGGGGAAACCAGAACATCAGCCTTGAGATGATCGCCAGGATCGGCGAGGCCCTGGACAGTGAGATCGTCTCCCTCGGCTACGCGGGCCCGATGCATCTTCGGGTGGTCGGCGGTCGCCGTCTGTCCGGTGCCATCGACGTCAAGACGAGCAAGAACGCGTGTGTGGCGCTGCTGTGCGCCACGCTGCTCAACGCGGGCCGTACGACACTGCGGAGAGTCGCCAGGATCGAGGAGGTCTACCGGATCCTCGAGGTCCTGGGCAGCATCGGCGTACGCACCCGCTGGGTCAACGACGGCGCCGATCTGGAGATCGTGCCGCCCGCCGAGTTGGACCTCGAGGCCATGGACACCGAGGCCGCCCGCCGGACGCGCAGCGTCATCATGTTCCTCGGTCCGCTGCTGCACCGGATGAACCACTTCCGGATTCCCTACGCGGGCGGTTGTGACCTCGGCACCCGTACCGTTCAGCCACATATGACCGCCTTGCGGCACTTCGGCCTCGAAGTGACCGCCACCGACGGGATGTACCACTCCGCGGTCGATCGCTCGGTCGCCCCCACCCGCGCCATCGTGCTGACCGAACGGGGCGACACCGTCACCGAGAACGCGCTGCTGGCGGCGGCCCGGCACGACGGCGTCACGGTGATCCGCAACGCCTCGTCCAACTACATGGTCCAGGATCTCTGCTTCTTCCTGGAGGAGTTGGGCGTCAAGGTCGAGGGCGTGGGCACCACGACGCTGACCGTCCACGGCGTCGCTCACATCGACCGCGATGTGGACTACTCGCCCTCCGAGGACCCGGTCGAGGCGATGAGCCTGCTGGCCGCCGCCGTCATCACCGAGTCGGAGCTGACGATCCGTCGGGTGCCGGTGGAGTTCCTGGAGATCGAGCTGGCCGTCCTGGAGGAGATGGGGCTGGACCACGAGCGCGGCCGGGAGTACGCGGCGGACAACGGCCGCACCCGGCTGGTCGATCTGATCGTGCGGCCGTCCAAGCTGCAGGCCCCCATCGACAAGATCCACCCGATGCCGTTCCCCGGCGTCAACATCGACAACGTGCCCTTCTTCGCGGCGATCGCGGCCGTCGCCCAGGGCTCGACGCTGATCCACGACTGGGTCTACGACAACCGCGCGATCTACCTCACCGAGCTCAACCGGCTCGGCGCCCACGTCAAACTCCTCGACCCGCACCGCGTCCTGGTCGAGGGCCCGACCCGCTGGCGCTCCGCCGAGATGATGTGCCCACCCGCCCTGCGCCCCGCCGTGGTCGTCCTGCTGGCGATGATGGCCGCGCCGGGCACGTCGGTCCTGCGCAACGTGTACGTCATCAACCGGGGTTACGAGGACCTGGCCGAGCGGCTGAACTCGATCGGCGCCCAGATCGAGACGTTCCGCGACATTTGA
- a CDS encoding LysR family transcriptional regulator: MDPHLLRTFVSVARCGSFSDAAHELGFTPAAVSEHIASLEADLRTSLLTRRPVMLTSAGARLLEHAGPLLLRLDAARADVERLSGSGAARLVVGASPLAMTPRIAAALDRVRQAHPAIRASLRILGRREIPAAVASGALDLGLVDGPTTPADALPLPEVGPLTAITVAEAPLVVALPTGHPLARRLGLRLADLADAQWLDAPDAAMPLAQLRAMSRSGGFRASLTYEGTDVRGLVTLTAAGHGLALLPHPATKGAPGIVTAPLIAPRLVHRTELLHGPAVDGPARTLAAVVTGDRHRYG, encoded by the coding sequence ATGGACCCGCACCTGCTCCGCACGTTCGTCTCCGTGGCCCGCTGCGGATCCTTCTCCGACGCAGCCCATGAGCTGGGCTTCACCCCGGCAGCCGTCTCCGAGCACATCGCGTCCCTCGAAGCGGATCTGCGCACCTCACTGCTGACCCGGCGGCCGGTCATGCTCACCAGCGCGGGCGCACGGCTGCTGGAACACGCCGGTCCGCTGCTGCTGCGGCTGGACGCGGCGCGGGCCGATGTCGAGCGGCTGTCGGGGTCCGGCGCCGCCCGGCTGGTGGTGGGGGCCTCGCCGCTGGCGATGACCCCGAGAATCGCCGCGGCCCTGGATCGGGTGCGCCAGGCGCATCCGGCCATCCGGGCCTCGCTGCGGATCCTCGGCCGCCGGGAGATCCCGGCGGCGGTGGCGTCCGGGGCGCTGGACCTGGGGCTGGTCGACGGCCCGACCACCCCCGCCGACGCCCTGCCGCTGCCCGAGGTGGGTCCGCTCACCGCCATCACCGTCGCGGAGGCCCCGCTGGTGGTGGCCCTGCCCACCGGCCACCCGCTGGCCCGCCGGCTCGGCCTGCGGCTGGCCGACCTCGCCGACGCCCAGTGGCTGGACGCCCCGGACGCCGCCATGCCCCTCGCCCAGTTGCGCGCGATGAGCCGGAGCGGCGGCTTCCGCGCCTCGCTGACGTACGAGGGCACCGATGTACGCGGCCTCGTCACCCTCACCGCCGCGGGCCACGGCCTGGCCCTCCTCCCCCACCCGGCCACCAAGGGCGCCCCCGGCATCGTCACGGCCCCCCTGATCGCCCCCCGCCTGGTCCACCGCACCGAACTCCTCCACGGCCCCGCGGTCGACGGCCCGGCCCGGACGCTGGCGGCGGTGGTGACGGGGGATCGTCACCGGTACGGGTGA
- a CDS encoding aminoglycoside phosphotransferase family protein, which produces MDSVTTRLVHRFGPQVAEWCADTPNLIARSASRWDLSLGASLPDGASSVALRCQWPDGTPAVLKLSPDRALLVEQGGMLGWFAASGRVPAVLAVDEDAGAMVLEEVVPGTPAEDMPAASLPEQWSDLLAALHGVAPPPRPSRVLRGRCEEAFARVGRRLSEPAISARIDVTAWDRAIQRCERLLDTEATTVLLHGDLHLGNVLDGGAERGLMAIDPKACVGDPCFDAVDYVVAGAGLEGVETRCARVAAACGLDGDRLHAWSQVIAPFAAIAHLGNGGEGPVIDELLALAR; this is translated from the coding sequence GTGGACAGCGTCACTACGCGGCTGGTTCATCGATTCGGTCCACAGGTTGCCGAATGGTGCGCTGACACGCCGAACCTGATTGCACGGTCGGCGTCCCGTTGGGACCTTTCCCTCGGTGCATCCCTCCCGGACGGTGCTTCGTCGGTCGCGTTGCGGTGCCAATGGCCTGACGGCACGCCCGCGGTGCTGAAGCTCAGTCCGGATCGGGCCCTTCTGGTCGAGCAGGGCGGAATGTTGGGGTGGTTCGCTGCCTCGGGCCGGGTGCCCGCTGTGCTGGCCGTCGACGAGGACGCCGGCGCAATGGTGTTGGAAGAGGTCGTGCCCGGAACGCCGGCGGAGGACATGCCTGCTGCTTCGCTTCCCGAGCAGTGGTCGGATCTGCTCGCCGCGTTGCACGGGGTCGCTCCGCCGCCGCGGCCGTCGCGTGTGCTGCGCGGCCGGTGCGAGGAGGCCTTCGCTCGTGTCGGTAGGCGGCTGTCCGAGCCTGCGATCAGCGCACGTATCGATGTCACCGCGTGGGACAGGGCCATCCAGCGGTGTGAGCGGCTGCTGGACACGGAAGCGACAACCGTGTTGCTCCACGGTGACCTGCACCTGGGCAACGTGCTCGACGGTGGCGCGGAGCGCGGCCTGATGGCCATCGATCCGAAGGCATGTGTGGGTGATCCGTGCTTCGACGCTGTGGACTACGTCGTGGCCGGCGCCGGGCTGGAGGGCGTCGAGACCCGCTGCGCGCGCGTGGCGGCGGCGTGCGGGCTCGATGGCGACCGGCTCCACGCCTGGAGCCAGGTGATCGCCCCGTTCGCGGCCATCGCCCACCTCGGTAACGGTGGTGAGGGGCCGGTGATCGATGAACTGCTCGCGTTGGCCCGGTGA
- the acnA gene encoding aconitate hydratase AcnA, whose amino-acid sequence MSANSFDARSTLQVGDESYEIFRLDKVEGSARLPYSLKVLLENLLRTEDGANITADHISALSNWDSQAQPSQEIQFTPARVIMQDFTGVPCVVDLATMREAVKELGGDPAKINPLAPAELVIDHSVIADKFGTNDAFAQNVELEYGRNKERYQFLRWGQTAFDEFKVVPPGTGIVHQVNIEHLARTVMVRGGQAYPDTLVGTDSHTTMVNGLGVLGWGVGGIEAEAAMLGQPVSMLIPRVVGFKLTGSLPTGTTATDLVLTITEMLRKHGVVGKFVEFYGEGVSSIPLANRATIGNMSPEFGSTAAIFPIDGETINYLKLTGRSEQQLALVEAYAKEQGLWLDPAAEPEFSEKLELDLATVVPSIAGPKRPQDRIVLSEAAEKFAQDVRAYAPVADLDEAGIESFPASDAPAVSNGVPTKPTAVIAPDGSQYEIDHGAVTVAAITSCTNTSNPYVMVAAALVAKKAVEKGLTRKPWVKTTLAPGSKVVMDYYDRAGLTPYLDKLGFNLVGYGCTTCIGNSGPLPEEVSKAVNEADLAVTSVLSGNRNFEGRINPDVKMNYLASPPLVVAYAIAGSMKVDITKDALGIDQDGNPVHLKDIWPSEKEVEEVVASSIGQEMFNTSYADVFAGDAQWQALPVPTGNTFEWDPESTYVRKPPYFEGLTMDPAPVEDIAAARVLAKLGDSVTTDHISPAGAIKADTPAGKYLTEHGVERRDFNSYGSRRGNHEVMIRGTFANIRLRNQIAPGTEGGFTRDFTRAAEGDGEAPVSFIYDASQNYQAAGTPLVILAGKEYGSGSSRDWAAKGTALLGVKAVVAESYERIHRSNLIGMGVLPLQFPEGATAESLGLTGEETYHITGVTALNEGGIPETVKVKARDDRGGEVAFDAKVRIDTPGEADYYRNGGIMQYVLRSLIRK is encoded by the coding sequence GTGTCGGCGAACAGCTTCGACGCCCGCAGCACCCTGCAGGTGGGCGACGAATCGTACGAGATCTTCAGGCTGGACAAGGTCGAGGGGTCGGCCCGGCTTCCATACAGCCTGAAGGTTCTGCTGGAGAACCTGCTCCGCACCGAGGACGGCGCGAACATCACCGCCGACCACATCAGCGCCCTGAGCAACTGGGACTCGCAGGCCCAGCCCAGCCAGGAGATCCAGTTCACGCCGGCCCGCGTGATCATGCAGGACTTCACCGGTGTGCCGTGTGTGGTGGACCTCGCCACCATGCGTGAGGCCGTCAAGGAGCTCGGCGGCGACCCGGCGAAGATCAACCCGCTGGCTCCGGCCGAGCTGGTCATCGACCACTCCGTCATCGCGGACAAGTTCGGCACCAACGACGCGTTCGCGCAGAACGTCGAGCTGGAGTACGGCCGCAACAAGGAGCGCTACCAGTTCCTGCGCTGGGGCCAGACCGCCTTCGACGAGTTCAAGGTCGTCCCGCCCGGCACCGGCATCGTCCACCAGGTCAACATCGAGCACCTGGCCCGCACCGTCATGGTCCGGGGCGGCCAGGCGTACCCGGACACCCTGGTCGGCACCGACTCCCACACCACCATGGTCAACGGCCTCGGTGTGCTGGGCTGGGGCGTCGGCGGCATCGAGGCCGAGGCCGCGATGCTGGGCCAGCCGGTCTCGATGCTGATCCCGCGCGTCGTCGGCTTCAAGCTCACCGGCTCGCTGCCGACCGGCACCACCGCGACCGACCTCGTGCTCACCATCACCGAGATGCTGCGCAAGCATGGCGTCGTCGGCAAGTTCGTCGAGTTCTACGGCGAGGGCGTCTCCTCCATCCCGCTCGCCAACCGCGCCACCATCGGCAACATGTCGCCGGAGTTCGGCTCCACCGCCGCGATCTTCCCCATCGACGGCGAGACCATCAACTACCTGAAGCTCACCGGCCGCAGCGAGCAGCAGCTCGCGCTCGTCGAGGCGTACGCCAAGGAGCAGGGCCTGTGGCTGGACCCGGCCGCCGAGCCGGAGTTCTCCGAGAAGCTGGAGCTGGACCTGGCGACGGTCGTCCCGTCGATCGCCGGCCCCAAGCGCCCGCAGGACCGCATCGTCCTGTCCGAGGCCGCCGAGAAGTTCGCCCAGGACGTCCGCGCCTACGCCCCGGTGGCCGACCTGGACGAGGCGGGTATCGAGTCCTTCCCGGCCTCCGACGCCCCGGCCGTCTCCAACGGCGTGCCCACCAAGCCGACCGCGGTGATCGCCCCCGACGGCTCGCAGTACGAGATCGACCACGGCGCCGTCACCGTCGCCGCGATCACCTCGTGCACCAACACCTCCAACCCGTATGTGATGGTCGCGGCCGCCCTGGTGGCCAAGAAGGCCGTCGAGAAGGGCCTCACCCGCAAGCCGTGGGTCAAGACCACCCTGGCCCCCGGGTCCAAGGTCGTCATGGACTACTACGACCGCGCCGGGCTCACCCCGTACCTCGACAAGCTGGGCTTCAACCTCGTCGGCTACGGCTGCACCACCTGCATCGGCAACTCCGGCCCGCTGCCGGAGGAGGTCTCCAAGGCGGTCAACGAGGCCGACCTGGCCGTCACCTCGGTGCTCTCCGGCAACCGCAACTTCGAGGGCCGGATCAACCCCGACGTCAAGATGAACTACCTGGCGTCCCCGCCGCTGGTCGTCGCCTACGCCATCGCCGGCTCCATGAAGGTGGACATCACCAAGGACGCCCTGGGCATCGACCAGGACGGCAACCCGGTCCACCTGAAGGACATCTGGCCCTCCGAGAAGGAGGTCGAGGAGGTCGTGGCCTCCTCGATCGGCCAGGAGATGTTCAACACCAGCTACGCCGACGTCTTCGCCGGTGACGCCCAGTGGCAGGCGCTTCCGGTGCCGACCGGCAACACCTTCGAGTGGGACCCGGAGTCCACCTACGTCCGCAAGCCTCCGTACTTCGAGGGTCTGACGATGGACCCGGCCCCGGTCGAGGACATCGCCGCCGCCCGGGTGCTGGCCAAGCTGGGCGACTCGGTCACCACCGACCACATCTCCCCGGCCGGTGCGATCAAGGCCGACACCCCGGCCGGCAAGTACCTCACCGAGCACGGTGTCGAGCGTCGTGACTTCAACTCCTACGGCTCGCGCCGAGGCAACCACGAGGTCATGATCCGCGGCACCTTCGCCAACATCCGGCTGCGCAACCAGATCGCGCCCGGCACCGAGGGCGGCTTCACCCGCGACTTCACCCGGGCCGCCGAAGGTGACGGGGAAGCCCCGGTCTCCTTCATCTACGACGCGTCGCAGAACTACCAGGCCGCCGGGACCCCGCTGGTCATCCTGGCGGGCAAGGAGTACGGCTCCGGCTCGTCCCGCGACTGGGCCGCGAAGGGCACCGCGCTGCTCGGCGTCAAGGCCGTCGTCGCCGAGTCGTACGAGCGCATCCACCGCTCGAACCTCATCGGCATGGGCGTCCTGCCGCTCCAGTTCCCCGAGGGCGCCACGGCCGAGTCGCTGGGCCTGACCGGCGAGGAGACTTATCACATCACCGGCGTCACCGCGCTCAACGAGGGCGGTATCCCGGAGACGGTCAAGGTCAAGGCCAGGGACGACCGCGGAGGGGAAGTTGCGTTCGACGCCAAGGTGCGCATCGACACCCCCGGCGAGGCGGACTACTACCGCAACGGCGGCATCATGCAGTACGTGCTGCGCTCGCTGATCCGCAAGTAA
- a CDS encoding GNAT family N-acetyltransferase encodes MILRQLRDTDEDAEAAWEVVAAAFGDAAALAGKDGLPPGYVAEIHDRHRHLARTDPGGCWIALDDAGMPLGVALSARREGTWGLALLAVLPRAQRQGVGRELLAAALLYGRGCLRGIICGSEDPRAASTYRRAGFALHPAMRLHGTVGPETKERLSPPDGAVHEGVARHRDLLDSVDRRTRGGAHGADHELLVRQRRLLVVDDLAGSGYCYVADDGKVELLAATSRRLAKRLLTVALLCLPEGTDARVAALTAEQQWAVDVGLEAGLELSTSGYVCLRGMPPPTPYIPSGTFL; translated from the coding sequence ATGATCCTCCGCCAGCTACGCGACACCGACGAGGACGCCGAGGCCGCCTGGGAGGTGGTGGCCGCCGCCTTCGGGGACGCCGCCGCCCTCGCGGGCAAGGACGGCCTGCCGCCGGGATACGTCGCCGAGATCCACGACCGGCACCGGCATCTCGCCCGTACCGACCCGGGCGGCTGCTGGATCGCCCTGGACGACGCCGGGATGCCGCTCGGCGTGGCGCTGTCCGCGCGGCGCGAGGGCACCTGGGGGCTCGCGCTGCTCGCGGTGCTGCCCCGGGCCCAACGGCAGGGCGTGGGCCGTGAGTTGCTGGCCGCCGCGCTGCTGTACGGACGGGGCTGCCTGCGCGGCATCATCTGCGGCTCCGAGGATCCGCGCGCGGCGAGCACCTACCGGCGTGCGGGATTCGCGCTGCATCCGGCGATGCGGCTGCACGGCACCGTCGGACCGGAGACCAAGGAGCGGCTGTCCCCGCCCGACGGCGCCGTCCACGAGGGCGTGGCCCGCCACCGGGACCTGCTGGACTCGGTGGACCGCCGCACCCGGGGCGGCGCGCACGGCGCCGACCACGAACTGCTGGTGCGCCAGCGGCGGCTGCTGGTCGTGGACGACCTGGCGGGCAGCGGCTACTGCTACGTCGCCGACGACGGCAAGGTCGAGCTGCTGGCCGCGACCTCGCGACGGCTGGCGAAGCGGCTGCTGACAGTGGCGCTGCTGTGCCTTCCGGAGGGCACCGACGCCCGGGTCGCGGCGCTGACGGCCGAGCAGCAGTGGGCGGTGGACGTGGGGCTCGAGGCCGGGCTCGAGCTGTCCACCAGCGGCTATGTATGTCTGCGGGGGATGCCGCCGCCGACGCCGTACATCCCCTCCGGGACGTTTCTCTGA